One Glandiceps talaboti chromosome 2, keGlaTala1.1, whole genome shotgun sequence genomic region harbors:
- the LOC144452222 gene encoding retinol dehydrogenase 13-like, with protein sequence MKLHIVVPLLLGVGCILLRRWIGGGVCTSEAKLTGKTVIITGANTGIGKETARDLARRGARVILACRDILKGERAASEIIKETGNEQVVVKQLDLANLMSVRKFAKIINDKEDHLEILINNAGIMACPHWTTDDGFEMQFGVNHLGHFLLTNLLLDLLKKSAPSRIINVSSKLHEDGEIKFDDINSQKHYEPWEAYSQSKLANVLFTLELSKRLDGTGVTANSLHPGVIHTELLRYFILSMPAWKKTTVTAIQGVVSKTPEQGAQTTICLAVDKDLANTSGLYFSDCAIKDASPQAQDDETAQKLWDMSVTMVGLKE encoded by the exons ATGAAATTGCATATTGTTGTTCCGCTATTGTTGG GAGTTGGTTGCATCTTGTTGAGGAGGTGGATTGGAGGAGGTGTGTGTACAAGTGAAGCTAAACTTACTGGTAAAACAGTCATCATTACAGGAGCCAACACTGGTATTGGTAAAGAAACAGCCAGAGATCTAGCCAGAAGAG GTGCCAGAGTTATTCTTGCTTGTAGAGATATCTTAAAAGGAGAGAGAGCAGCAAGTGAAATTATTAAGGAAACTGGAAATGAGCAAGTTGTTGTTAAACAGCTTGACTTGGCAAATCTTATGTCAGTCAGAAAGTTTGCCAAAATCATCAATGATAAGGAAGACCATCTTGAAATTCTCATAAACAATGCAg GTATAATGGCTTGTCCACATTGGACCACTGATGATGGCTTTGAAATGCAGTTTGGAGTAAACCACCTTGGCCACTTTCTCTTAACCAATTTGTTGCTGGATTTGCTGAAGAAATCAGCTCCATCTCGCATCATAAATGTGTCATCAAAGCTTCATGAGGATGGTGAAatcaaatttgatgacattAATTCACAAAAACACTATGAACCTTGGGAAGCTTACAGCCAGAGTAAACTAGCAAATGTTTTGTTCACTCTGGAACTCAGCAAACGATTAGATG GTACTGGTGTGACAGCCAATTCATTACATCCTGGTGTTATACACACAGAATTGCTCCGTTATTTCATTCTTTCAATGCCTGCTTGGAAAAAAACAACAGTTACTGCAATCCAAGGAGTTGTTAGTAAAACCCCTGAACAAGGAGCTCAGACCACAATATGCCTAGCTGTCGACAAGGATCTAGCCAATACCAGTGGACTGTATTTTAG TGATTGTGCAATAAAAGATGCTTCACCACAGGCTCAAGATGATGAAACGGCACAAAAACTATGGGATATGAGTGTCACTATGGTTGGTTTGAAGGAATAA
- the LOC144453321 gene encoding G patch domain-containing protein 11-like, whose protein sequence is MSSDEEDYMSDAFLLGCETVRPGLVPDRIAKQYKKEEEHRLKNLKSKTKPLQEQEKEHRDEGLNKELSSSNKGFALLQKMGYKKGMGLGKAESGRSEPVPVEIKTGRGGLGRDTALKRQQEFLAKHREDYQRKRIKQEEEDRGDFRQRMRNKFAERETESDLHKSRKACEQLDKTKGVEEPIEIWYWPIYKTAQDSDEDDESSDDDDDDDDDNDDDDDDEKDKEEVEEPGSDLTAAEKLEELTAYLRKNYFYCIWCGTAYDDEGDLHDNCPGDDAEVHR, encoded by the exons ATGTCCTCTGATGAAGAAGATTACATGTCCGATGCTTTCCTTCTCGGCTG TGAAACAGTACGTCCAGGTTTGGTCCCAGATAGAATAGCTAAACAATATAAAAAAGAGGAAGAACACAGATTAAAGaatttgaaaagtaaaacaaagCCATTACAAGAACAGGAAAAAGAGCATCGAGATGAAGGCTTGAACAAGGAATTATCTAGTAGTAACAAAGGTTTTGCCCTTCTACAAAAGATGGGTTATAAGAAAGGAATGGGACTTGGTAAAGCAG AATCGGGAAGATCTGAACCAGTACCCGTTGAAATCAAAACAG GTAGAGGTGGTCTTGGAAGAGATACAGCATTGAAAAGACAACAGGAATTCTTAGCAAAACATAGAGAAGATTATCAGAGGAAAAGGATtaaacaagaagaagaagacaggggtgatttcagacAGAGGATGAGAAACAAGTTTGCTGAGAGGGAAACTGAGAGCGATTTGCATAAAAGTCGGAAAGCATGTGAACAGTTAGACAAGACTAAG GGAGTAGAAGAGCCCATTGAAATTTGGTATTGGCCAATCTATAAGACTGCACAGGACAGTGATGAGGATGACGAaagtagtgatgatgatgatgatgatgatgatgataatgatgacgatgacgatgacgaaaAGGATAAGGAAGAAGTGGAAGAACCCGGAAGTGATTTGACA GCTGCAGAAAAGTTAGAAGAGTTAACAGCCTACTTAAGGAAGAATTATTTCTATTGTATATGGTGTGGTACAGCATATGATG ATGAAGGTGACTTGCATGATAATTGTCCAGGTGATGACGCAGAAGTCCATAGGTAG